Genomic window (Fusobacterium sp. DD2):
ATTGGAGTATTTGTTTCTTTAGCTAATAATATTCCTATTTCTCTGATAGTAGCTCCAACATTTTTGAGTACACCGAGTTGCCGAAAAAACCCTTTATATAGTCAGTTATTTTTATAAAATCACTCATACTTAATTTTATTATTTCTTCGTATTGAATATTAGTCATTTCAGACAATACATATGCTAGATACTTTCTAGAACTTTGTATTTCATCAACTGGATATACTCCACCATCTCTTAAAAATTTTTGTTCTGCATCTAATATTACTCCTGCAGTAAAATCATCGTCTTTAAGTTCGATTTCTTTTATATCATTTTCTCCTATTACCAAATGTTTCTTTAATTCAAATTTCATTTTACCCTCCTACATTCCTATTGCTGCTCTTAAATCAGCTAAAAAGTCTGTTCCATTTATTTTACAAATCATGTTAAATTTATCAATTTCTAATACTTCCTTACCATCTAATTCAATTTTAATATAATTAACTGTGAACTCTCTTTTACTATCAGTAGGTTTTCCTACAGCAGCTTTCCCTAAAGTGACTCCTTTAGGAAATCCTTTTACTAATACGTTATATTTACCAGTTTCAATTTTTCCAGCAGTTCTGTTATATGACTGTATTCCTGCTTTGAGCTCTAGGTTATAAGCACGAGGTTCAAGTACAGTGAAGTCTTCATCTTTAAGAGTTCTAATATTTAATGTAAGAGTTAAAGCACTTGTATGCCCTGTTGTTACACTTTCAATTTCTCCAAGTATTCCTGCCCCAGTTATATTTTCTGACATAAATTTAATTTCTGGTAAATCCACATCTACTATTGCAGCTTCTGACATTTTCCCATCTACAAAAACTCTATAATTCGCTAATTTTTCAGGTATTT
Coding sequences:
- a CDS encoding phage major tail tube protein, translating into MDGKIPEKLANYRVFVDGKMSEAAIVDVDLPEIKFMSENITGAGILGEIESVTTGHTSALTLTLNIRTLKDEDFTVLEPRAYNLELKAGIQSYNRTAGKIETGKYNVLVKGFPKGVTLGKAAVGKPTDSKREFTVNYIKIELDGKEVLEIDKFNMICKINGTDFLADLRAAIGM